Sequence from the Acidimicrobiia bacterium genome:
ATCGGCCAGCCTGGGCCGCAGCGCCACCAGCCGGGCTCCCGTCGACGACCGGAGATACGTTCCCGGCTCGAGCCCGATGACATCGTCGTGAGCGACCCGGCCCGAGTGGTACTGGAAGGTCGCTCCGCCGCGCAGGTCGATCAGATAGCGCCTCCCCTTGGCATCCACGAGGAGGCAGGTCTCCCCGGCTCCGAAGGGACCCCTCACTGCCCCAGGGCGGCGATGAAGGGCATGACCAAGGTGATGGCGAGCATCGCCGCCATGAAGATCACGAGGTAGCGGACCATGCGGTCTCGGTTGCGGAACATGGGCAGGACTCTAGGGCGGGTACCATCGGTCGGGATGGCCATCACCATGCTCGCCGGCGCCAGGACGCTCGCCTCGGGACTGCGTCGGGGCAACGCCGCCGTTGCCGCCCTCGGCGCCGCCATCCTCGCCCTGGCCTGGGTTCGTCGCACCGCAGGCCCACGGAGCCAGCTGGTCCACGCGGAGAAGGTCGTTCGGGGTGAGGCGATCGAGATCCGCGTCACCCGGCCCCGGGATCAGCGGACCCGGTAGACCTCGACCCGGGCCGCCGAACGCCGGCCGCGCCGCCGCCCCATGGAGTAGAAGAGCAGGATCAATGCGACGGCGGCAACGGCGAGGAGGACCGAGGCGCTGCGCGCGCCTTCCTTGGTCTCTTCCACCACCGACTGGATCTCGCGCAGCTTCTCCTCGAGGTCGGCGCGGGTGACCGTCATCGGGTTGCCCTCCACATCACGAGGCCGGTGACGGCGAGCAGTCCCAGCGATGCCACCAGGTATCCGACCCCACTCCACACCCCGCCATCGGGCATCACGGACAGCACCAGGCGCATCCCGGCGACGGCAAGAAAACCGGCCGCGAGCACGAACAGGATCGATGCCGCCATGCTGAACCCTGCCAGACGCCCCAGCCGCTTGGCCGGCTCCACGGTCTGCTCGCGCAGATACCGCTTGGCGAGGTCGAAGAACTCGCCGATGAGGTCGGGAAGCTCGGTCACCCTGGACATCATCACCTCTCGAGGCCGGCCATCGTCCCGGCCGGATGCTCCTCGAAGGGTACCCGATGCGGCGCACTCCCCGGGCGGCCGACCCGGCGAAGGTATCCTCGCCGCTCATGGCGCGTCCACGGGAGGAGTCCCGCCGAAACCTCTGGCCTCTGGTCATGGGGCAGTCGGTCTCCCTCCTCGGTGACTACCTGGCCTTCTTCTTCGCCCTGCCCGTGTTCATCCGCGACACCACGGGCTCCGCCACGCAGCTGGGTCTGCTCGCCGTCTTCGAGACCGGCGCCCTGCTCATCTTCGGCTTCTTCGCCGGGGTGCTCCTGGACCGGGTGCGGATCCGCCGCGTCATCGTCATCGCCGATCTCGTGCGAGCCGCCGGGTTCGCTCTGCTCGCCGTGGCGGTCGCCATCGGATCCGCCGAGTCGTGGATGGGCTTCGCCGTGGCCTTCCTGGTCGGGTCGATGGGGTCGGTGTTCGACAGCGGCCTGGAGGGGCTCATGCCGGCGGTCCTAACCGACGATCTGCTGGTGGTGGCCAACAGCAGGCTGACCATCGGCCGCAACCTGGCGCAGACGGTCGGGTTCGTCGCCGGGGGGATCGTGGTCGCCGCCGGAGGGATCACCGGGGCCTTCGCCTTCAACGCCTTCTCGTACCTGGTCTCGGCCGGGGCCCTGCTGATGCTGATCGAGGTGCGTCCCCGCGCCCTGCCCCCACCAGAAGCGCTGTTCCCCTCGTTGCGCGAAGGGATCCAGACACTGTGGCGTTCGTCTCCTCTGCGTTGGGCCACACTGGCGGCGACCCTCACCAACCTCGCCTTTGCACCCCTCGCCGCCGTGCTCACGCTCTACGCTCGGGACGACCTCGGCATAGTCGGCGACCGACGCCTTGGTCTCTTCTTCGCCGGCTTCAGCTCCCTGGGTGTCGTCGGCGCCACCCTGGCGCCACGTCTGGTGGGGCGCTTCGGGCTGGGAAGGGCGATCATCGCCGGTGGTTTCATCTTCGGGGTCGGCGCCGCCAGCACGGGATTCATCGATGGATGGTGGGCTGTGGGGACCCTGGGGCTGGCCCTCTCTGGTGTTGCCATCAACCAGGTCGGGTTCGTGACCCTGCGACAGCGGATCACGCCGCCCGACCGCCTGGGACGCGTGATCGCCGCCTCGCGCACCATCTCGTGGATCGGGATCCCGATCGGAGCCGCCCTGGGCGGACTGCTCGGCGATCGCGTCGGGTTGCGCCCGATATTCGTGGGCGGAGGCCTGGCGATCAGCCTCGTGGCGGCGCTGCTCATCCTCGGCCCCCTGTGGGATCGGCACCTGGGAACGAACCCGGTCGAGGCGAGCCCGGTCGTCTAGAAGGTGGCGAGAGCCGCCAGCACCCGATCGACTTCCTCCTCCGTGTTGTAGTGGACGAACCCGATCCGGACCAGGCCTCCAGCCTCGGCGAGGCCGAGGCGGCGCATCACCGCCGGGGCGTAGTAGTCGCCGTCCCACACGAAGATCCCGTCTTCACCCAGGCGGCGCGCCACCTCGCCCGGGGCCACGCCATCCACGGACACGGCGAAGGTGGCCACTCGTTCTGCCATGCGCCGCCGGTCATCGATGCCGTGAAGCCTCACCGCGGGAATGGACTCGAGGCCCTCCATGAAGCGCTCGCATAGAGCCGCCTCGTGGTCGGCGATCGCGGCGTAACCGGACAGAACGCGGGCACGACGATCCGGCCCGGAACCGAGCGACGCCAGATGCTCCACGGCGGCCGTCAGGCCGGCGAGGAGTTCGAAGGAAGGGGTTCCCGTCTCCCACCGGCCGGGGCCGATTGCGGGGGCAGGTTCCAACCGGTAGGGCTCGTGCTCCATCAGCACCTCGGGTCGAGCGGCGACCAGTCCCAGGTGGGGGCCGAAGAACTTGTAGGACGAGGCGGCCACGAAGTCGACGCCAAGGGCGAACAGGTCGACCGGCCGGTGGGCCGAGTGATGGACCGCGTCCAGATAGGTGACAGCCCCCACGCCTTGAGCCGCCTCGATGAGAGCGGGGAACGGCGTGACGGTGCCCAGGGCGTTGGAGGCGGCGGTGAAGGCAGCCAGGCGGGTTCGCGGACCCAGGGCGG
This genomic interval carries:
- a CDS encoding cysteine desulfurase-like protein, which encodes MSNLAPVAAGATVAIRYAGAMIPGLDVAAVRRRFPALADGNAYLDGPAGTQVPRAVIDAIAGLLEEGVSNQGGRFASSRLAGEVVSGARQAAADLMGTDPEGVVFGPNMTTLTFAFSRALARRWRPGDEVVVTSLDHDANVTPWRLAAEERGAVVRRVEFDPADGTLPEDAFRSALGPRTRLAAFTAASNALGTVTPFPALIEAAQGVGAVTYLDAVHHSAHRPVDLFALGVDFVAASSYKFFGPHLGLVAARPEVLMEHEPYRLEPAPAIGPGRWETGTPSFELLAGLTAAVEHLASLGSGPDRRARVLSGYAAIADHEAALCERFMEGLESIPAVRLHGIDDRRRMAERVATFAVSVDGVAPGEVARRLGEDGIFVWDGDYYAPAVMRRLGLAEAGGLVRIGFVHYNTEEEVDRVLAALATF
- a CDS encoding MFS transporter — encoded protein: MARPREESRRNLWPLVMGQSVSLLGDYLAFFFALPVFIRDTTGSATQLGLLAVFETGALLIFGFFAGVLLDRVRIRRVIVIADLVRAAGFALLAVAVAIGSAESWMGFAVAFLVGSMGSVFDSGLEGLMPAVLTDDLLVVANSRLTIGRNLAQTVGFVAGGIVVAAGGITGAFAFNAFSYLVSAGALLMLIEVRPRALPPPEALFPSLREGIQTLWRSSPLRWATLAATLTNLAFAPLAAVLTLYARDDLGIVGDRRLGLFFAGFSSLGVVGATLAPRLVGRFGLGRAIIAGGFIFGVGAASTGFIDGWWAVGTLGLALSGVAINQVGFVTLRQRITPPDRLGRVIAASRTISWIGIPIGAALGGLLGDRVGLRPIFVGGGLAISLVAALLILGPLWDRHLGTNPVEASPVV